In the Archocentrus centrarchus isolate MPI-CPG fArcCen1 chromosome 11, fArcCen1, whole genome shotgun sequence genome, AGacagaatgaagaaaaaaatgtggcgATGCATAAAGGATAACGGTTTTGATGGTGCACAATTGCTGGAATTTCCCTGGTGACACATGCAGTTAAAAGCACTAAAATGTTTGGGGACATTTGCCTGTCCTGAGCAGCCTCCTGCCCTGAGGGTTTGCCGTCCTAATTAAATTCCCTAAAGTGACTTTAGGGTTTTTAAAGTTATAAtttctttgtctgtctgtgtgcatgttggGAAAGGATATGTAAGTCAGGTCTCTGAGGTCTGGTTCTTACAAAGTCCTCTGCATTATTGTGTTCTGAGCGTCTTGCAGAGACGTAGACGAGGGTAGAAAAGAGCTGATGAAATATTTTGATGCAGCCAGAGAAAataaagtgtgtgagtgtgtgtgtgtgtttcatctcACTGTCTTATActagactgttaaaaagttttAAGCTCTGCTCATATAGCACTATAAAAGACAAAATGTGTTATTATCAATATGCTGGCCACAATCAGGGGCCTTTGCTATAGactaatttttttatttcaagtttTACTTTGTGTCACGCACAATAGAAGTGCATTTAGAAATGCAATTTTCTTGGCTGTCTGGCCTGCTAATGCCAATTTTTGCCTattcaggttttcttttttagcatATACATAGCAAATACAAACACGTTTCTCCTatgcaaaattttattttcataataaaatacattttaaaactttataattTCCCCTAAACTGCACTACGCACGACTATTCGCCTGCGCCGCTGTACCCGCATTGCACATGCATGAATTGGACCGGCTCGTAAACGGACCTATGTGAGACTGACCAGCTATCACCGGTCTGGGCCGAGAAGGCTGGACCGGTCCAGGTCATGTGGTGTCAGAATAATCCGAAAAACAAGTTCCCAACTAGGAAAATTCACATGAGCACTTTCTTAAGTCATGtactaaaataaatgaaattgtgGTGCATGACTTACCAAGTTGCTGGTGTCATACATAAATTACAAGTTTTTGATTAATGGTGCAAATTCACACATAGCACGTAAAAGTTTTTGCTAACATTCAATTTGTAATCCACTAATTGCTAGCTGCTGTCCATGCACAGTTACAGAGATTAGAAAAATGATTTATTAGCAGTAACCTGGACAACCAAGTGATGGTGAATAGTATTTGTTTATTACATACCTGTTTCAGCTTTTATGTGTTGAGCAAAGAGCACATTTTCTTGGTTGCATCCATATTGTTTCCACGTAAACACAATGAAGTCAAAAGAACAATGTCCCAACTCAGGACCATCCAAACTAAATGAACGCACTGTTAGACAGGAGTCAATGATACAATGATACAAATAAACTGTTTGTGcgttttttcttttagcagctAAGCCAATTTGTTGAGTGTCTATTTTCAACTAATTAATGAAACTGTGTacattttagaaaataaaatagaaggGATGCAGTAAAATAGCCCAGTACAGAAACCAGAGTAATTGTCAAGTGTATAGCGTTCCTAGCTGTCTGCTTTGTGCAAGGTTAGCTTATTAGCTACATCATTTCACCAGGTACTCCTGCAGGCTGTCGCTTCATCACATATCTTTGAGAAAATGTTTTGTGAAGACAAACAAATGaatttttcttaaccactttcTGGGGTTACTGGGCCATTAGGGTGCTTCTTCTCCTTTACTCTCTGCAGCGAGTGAAGGATCAGATTCACataagtgtgtgcgtgtgtgcgcttACGcacgcgcacgtgtgtgtgtgtgtgtgtgtgtgcatttttttttctcttcctctgtgtttccttcttcatgttttgtttcttgGCAGTGTACAAAGTGGATGGCCTCTGTAAATTGAGGGGAGGGGTGACAGCACAGAGAAGGTTGATTGATGGCATATTGTGTAACCGGACTCAGCTAGACCAAACTGGTTAGGTGGTGACCCTGTTTTGGCCCTGTGCCctttttggtttctttcattttttttaaaaaagattctAGCTCTTTTTCTCACTCTTGCTGTACCTCAGTGTCTACCTCTGTTACTTGCACACACTCAGATATACACAATACATAAATACAGACTTCCTCCTCTTGCTTCTTCTCCCCGAACTCCCCTCATCTTCATTGTTGCACTTAAACTCGTTGTTGCTATCATTCTTCGTCCgctgtttcctttcttccttcctcaGCCCGCTTCGTTTGTCAGCGCTCTTTCAGGACAGGTTTTGTCCCATGAGTCATTTCATCAGGGTTCATTTTACAGCCCTCATTCATACATTCTCTGTCAAAAGCCACCTTCAAGAAACACACCAAATCCAGTGCTGCCTCAGATCTGGTGAAACTTCCCAGTCGCCAACCAGTTCTTGCCCACAGAAGTGCTCATCAGCAACCTTGTTTGACAAATTTAGGAGAGTTAACCTAAACACTAGGCACACTACTTTAAACTgtgtttcatcctgttttttttttttttttcgtgcaATGATTTTCTGCCTCTGTTCTCCACACAACCATAGTGATTTATGGTAATTATCTATCTTTGGGGTCATCCATCAACTGGTTGTTGCTAGGCAATGGTAGCAGCTGTTGTTTAGTCGGGGGAAGCTCCGCTGTCAGGGGCAATGCAGGTGAATTCAAAAGACGGCGTCTATGAGGAAAAGACGAAGCAGTGTTATTTCACGAGCTTGTTAGTTTCGTGCTTCATTCTTTTTAGATTTAAACAGAACACCTCTTTGTCAAGCAGTGGCCACCCCTgattaaacaaaaactgaacagcTGCAGGAGATTAAAGATATGCGCGGTCCCCAGAGGTGTACATTGCAAAAGAGGATTAAGACAATGCAGGTATTTAAAATTTCCAGAAGGTCGTGATTCAAAATGGAGTTTGTTTATTAGACGAAAAtaaaaatggcagaaaaaaaatggtagaGGAATTGACACTATTTTCTCAAAAATAGTCTGTTTAGCAAATGGCATCTGTGTGATGCAGCCTACATTAAAACAGTTCTTGGCATATGTGGAGTAAATCTCACTCACATCATCTTTAATTAGCATTAGTAATGTTTTATCTGTACTTCTCCTGAACACAAACCAGATGGTTAGAAATGTCTATGTAGCACCAGAGCAATtgttaggtgtgtgtgtgtgtctgtgtgtgtgtgtgtgtgtgtgtgtgggggggggggggggggggggggggggggctttaatCTGTGGCGGTGATGATCTAATGGCTGTTGTTTCCTCTTAGAACGAGCAGGCACTGACAGTACAAGGAAAAGGGGATTTATGGACAGCAGTCGGTGTTGTGATGTGTCAAAACTGGCTCTCAGAAGGGCTGAACAAACAGGAGaacaaaacgaaaaaaaaaacagggtgtagaaattcaagaaaaaactgtgaatgctgttttttttttgttttttttgcactaaTGAGCTATTCTTTCTAATATATACAATGAAGCCAAAAGTAAAATGCATTGACTATGATTTAAAAAGGCTTTGCAAACTGCAAATTGTTTGGAAAGGGTTTAGGTGTTATGTTCATACAGTATTTATCACGCAGTGTCGGGGGggtgtctcatcagtccactaGTCATTCTGCAGAGGTGGCGGCCCCCGAAATGCAACCAGAATCACAAAAAAACCACCTGCAAGTACAAGAAGAGTGCAGACACCTGCAACAGATGGTCTGGCCCCCATAGAACCCGGATCTCAACATCTCTGTGTTGGTCTCAGATTGCACTAAGAGAAACTGAAGACACGGATGCAGCCTAAATCCATAGAATCCAAGTGGCCAATTCTTTAAGATGCTGGGTTCAGTATACCTTACATGCCCTGAAAACCCTTGCAACAAAAGAGAATTGGTGTTAACTGAaagaggtggtcacaccaagtactgattttattattttttattttttgtaaagttAGTGGCTAAGAAAAAACACATAGGGCATCATTTTGGAAAGCATCCATTTGGGCCTAAATCTTCTAAGAGATTTAAAAGTCAAGCCAGGAcagttacttatttatttattttaggaaaATGCAGTGTATCTCATTTGATATCGCTGTggctgacaacaacaacaattgcTGTTTGCCCATACGGCTATCAGCATGAAGAGCAGACTGTATGGGTTGCTTTGTTTTCCCCAACCAGAAAGGCTATGGAAGCTGAGAAGGTGGATTTGTACAACACATGAGCTATTAGAAGCCCCGGAGCTATTGTGCCATATGGTGGACTATTCTATGTGGGTTAGGGGAGGGTGGAACCGAGCGGGTGCTGTTAGGTAAGCTTTTTATATGCCTGGTCAAGGAGGCTGTGGGTTAAATTATGACTCACGGACGGTATTCATCGCAAAACTTGCAAATTTTGCTTTGTAATGTATCACGACCTGGCAGTAATGTCAAACATGCCCTTGAGTTTAACCCCGTAAAATTGCTTTCATCACATCAAGCAATCAAAATGGTCTCAAACTGTGTAAAGGAGATCAAAtcctgtgtgagagagagagagagagagacagagagattcTGCATGTCTCTACACAGGAAATTAATGTGAAGATTTTAGTCATCTCATTTTCTGGTTCCACCTTTGCCCAAATATGGTATAAAGAAATTTAAGTACACTAACGACTGCCAACTTTGGCTGAGAGACACTTTTGGTCTGCGCCAGTTTACCACAGCACTGTCCGCAAGCTAGTCCACAGAGAGTGTCAGGTCCTGTGAAACCACAGCCACAGCTACcccagacaggaaaaaaaaaatctcaggaaTGAACAGGATGggggagagcagagagagacagagattgcCTGACATACTAAGCATTACCATAATTGGCTTTTCTACATGATAGGACAGAGGAAATAataatgtcattttatttacagcctTCTCTCTGCtgaaacacgcacacactcatgcacaccgTACAGGTCAATGACACACACTGATCAGGCCTGTCCAAAGCCATCAGAGGTGAGTGGCAGGGAATGGAGGGGCCGGTGACAAAGCGAAACGGGAGAGAGAAATAAGACTGCCACGCCAGAGCTCCTATTTTGAAGGGCCGCTAAACGCTGTGAGGGAGCCTCGGCGGCTGCCCTGCTACACATGCAGCTCTCCGCCACGTAGGGTAAATCAGTAGGGTGAAAGCTGGCGGAATTGGACATTAGCACTGCAAATGAGAGCCGGGATTGCCCTCTTCTCGGAGACAACATGAATAAATGAAGAAGGTTTAAAGGGGAGAGTGTGCACATTGTGTATGTATAACTGACTgaggaagagagaaggaaaaacgACTCAAGTTACTGAACAGCTAGTTAGGcagttagttttatttaattcaagtttcctctgaaaatgatttaACTTTATCTGTCCCCTTCATTAGCCACAGTTGTAATGCGTATGTGATCATAGTCTAGggttttaaatatatttgagtGATGTATGTATACACATGATGTatgtttttcagtctttttataCGTTTTTTTGTGTcaaatatgtataaaaaataagGAGTTTtagttgtgtttgcatgtgtggacCTCACACAAGCTCACTGCCTTTAGGGAGGAATGTAGTTTTGGGAGAGGAGTGCATGTTtgcattcgtgtgtgtgtgcacatttgtgtttgtgagacTGGGGGATGTCCTACTGTGGTGTCACCTGTCTACAGCAGGAAATCCTGGACTTTGGGCACAACAATAGTGACAGGTTCCTCTTCAGACGCAGATGGCTTCGCTTTCCCCCCACTAGCCACATTGCATCTCTGCTTGCACCTGACACACTGTGACacttgtgacacacacacaaacacacacacacacacacacacacacacataaaactgatCAGCCACACCTAGCTTAAACAaacatgcgcacacaatgacagAAATGGCAGAAACTGATTTCTCTCACCTCTCTCGCCCATCTACTTTGCTGGTAACTTGTTTccctgtcatttttttctgtgagatacacacacataaatgcatgcacatacatgcacacacacacacacacacacacacacacacacacacacacacacacacacacacacacacacacacacacacctcttgtTCGCTGGCCTAAacacatctttttttcctctcttttcaaAACTTCCCCTCTTTTCCCTATCCTCCCTGACAGCACAAAGTGGGCTTACGTTTTTGACTGACAACCACAACAGACACTCGCCCCCTTCCCCCCCGCAACCCCATTTTAATCCCCTCCctatccctctctctctccctcccctcttcCTCTTTTGTTCTGAGTGACGCTCGAAAGCCGCCATGTCAGCATCTTTTCCATCTCTGATTGCCTTATTAGCCGGCGGTGGCACCCGCAGCTTTTCTGACACAGATGGTGAAGGAGCAGGCTcgagcaaaaaggaaaaaaatggctgacttgtgtttgttgttgttacttTCCCCTCCCACCTCTTCTCAGGCTTGTTTGTGTGGACACTGACACCTCAGGCTGACACTGACACACTCCTGACACTGATGCCTGTCAAGGCAACATATGGAGGATGGCAGGGAAAGAGAAGAATTTAGTTGTGGtgtgctttctgtgtgtgtgtgtgtgtgtgtttgtgtgtactgcTGTCAGGTTTCTCTAACTTGGTTCTCAAACTGATTTGTCTTTAACTACTTTCACTGCATTGGCTTTGAATGGGTTCGCTTTTGCATTTATTTCAATGCACTGGGCTGCATCTTGTTAGAGAGAATAAGAACGGTTCAAAGAAAGCTGTACGGCTGCTTTGGGAAAATGTTTCATTCTTCTTTAGCgactaaaatttaaaaaaaaaaatacttcagtaTAGCCTGTGGATAATTAAGGACACACAGTTGGGAGCAAGAGGAAGAATGGATTTTGATCATGCACTTtttctcacacacgcacactcgtTCATATACTCACATACTGGGCAGCTGTGGGACCTCCAGCTTTTCCCAGGCAGCAGTAACTGGCACCTCACAAACATCAGGTATTATGTCCTTTCCGATTATGGGATAGAGAGCTACATGCTGTTTGAAGCTGACAGCACATCTGCCTCCTCACTGGAGACTGATTCTGGCATCTCAGACAAGCATCTTATGAGGGATGGATTGGAGAAGGTGCCTTAGCATATTTAACCCTAGATTTTATCCCTGCCTCTGTGTAATGGACCCCTCTTAAACTACCTCCATGTTCATATGTaaacctttttttcctcctttttttatttttaattttaggcaaaaacaataaaaagagaATAATTTGATTCagatatcactttttttttcaagttgagTTATGGACAGTTACTTGGAGAGAGGCGGCAGTCATTTCCATTGAtactatatttttttctctcctatTTTAAAATGGCACACTTGATGCTGTGAGTACTCAGGGAGCATAGGCAGTAACAACACGGCTTGTCATGTCCACTGGCCGTTTCCTAGCATCACGCTGTGAGGACTTCCACAACCGATGCCAAGTTGACTTCAGCCAACCATGGCTTGGCAAGGCTGATGCAGCTGGCATTTTACTCCACTATCTCTTACTTGTGAATCCATAGTATGTGTGGCATGTTGGAAGAGCTAGGCAAATTAAAGTCAGGAATAGATCTGTGGTTGCTGTACAGCAACAAAATAGACAAAGTAATAGGGCGTAAAGACTATATTGCTTTGGGCTGTATAGAGTACTATTTGGCAAGCTATATTAAGTGGATAAACTGTAATGCTTGCACAAATGCAGTAAAGGccaaaattttcttttttttttttacttttttttagatttcctaaaatttcaaaacttctagattaacatacaaaaaaaaccagatGTCTTTTAgctacttttgttttattttctatgaATTTTTTAACTTGAAGATGTCAAACTCTTTCCAGAAACTGTCAGGATTCTCGGTCTAGGCCTTTGGCGGGCTTTTCCCGTGCTGcatcacatattttttttcttgaactgTACTAGACTAACGTTACACGGCATGCGTTCATTCACTGTCTAAAACGAGTAATTTTAGCTCCCTTCCCCATCcatttaagccagctttcttctgaatGGCTGCCACTAACAAACAGAAGGTGGGGTTGCTGTGCTCGCAGTCAGCTGTGTATGTGAGATGACCATATACCTCTTTGAtgtcatacagagccaagatagtaacaaaaaaaaaatgctctgaaaCAGAGCATTTAGAACaccctgaagcctgagcttttagcTCGCAGGGATTACTTGCAAATATGTTCACCTCATCAATTTAAACTTCAaccatgtttaaaatgagcatcTATTATTATAACTATATATATGACAGATAATAAGAAAAAGCATGAAAGATTTATTCTAAGGAAATATCAATGTCAGTCTTATATCTGTGAGGCCTTGTACCCCTTTTTCTATCATTTGTTATACGATTAGTGAAAACATGTCTTTTCTGTTGTGGAATAAGTAAACATAATCCATAGAATCATCTCtgcataatttaatttttttctactatttttaatttttaaactaGGTGGTTACATTTCTTGAGTCATGTCTGCTCTTTACCCGTGATAAGTTGCAGTGTTCCAACAGTTCCATTtggcagtgcagtgaagagCACTATCTGTCATTGTCAAGACATGGATGTTTGCCACTTTATCACACCTTTGTCCTCTACTGAGACTATTGACAAAAATCTCTTAAGGATTATTGCACCCACCACCTGCATATAGTGAGGGTGATAGGTGCACTCTTGTTTTCAAGTGTACTGAATTGCTAAGAAATTTATTTCTAATGTCAGTTTTcctctcttgttttgtttttcagcttatGGGCCTGAAGATGAATTCAAGGGTGGGAAGACTGATGAAGAGGAACATCTTCAGGATGATGGCCTTTCCCTGGATGGTCAAGATGCAGACTATCTTTTCAATGACGATGAGGACGCAAGAGATCACTACAGCTGCCAAAACTCTCCATTTAGCAATGGCACTAACCCAGATGCTGGGTACGCTTCTCCCCTCAGCACTACCAGTGATCAATTGGTGGACCTTAAGACCACCCCCTCCTTAAGTGATCATGACAGGGTGGAAGAGAAGCTGGGAGAAGGTAGTGAATCCATCAATGGCCTCTCACTACAGGACAGTCTGGAAAAAATGAAGGCCGTCTATGCAAATCTGATCTCGGATGCCTCCTGGTCCAGCGTTGCTCTGGACatgcttaaaaataaacaaggaaGCAATTTTTCAGTAAGCAATGGCAGTGGGAGCAATCACAAAGGGAGCAATGGGTTCCTGAATAGTCCCAGCCCGGGTACTGTCCATGTAAAGAATAGATGTAGCAGTAACAACACTTCAGTAACAACTAATATTACCACCAGCAGTACTACTGCGAGAACAGTGTCAAGTAACAGCAACAGTGGCATCAGCGTAAGTTCTGGCAGTACAGGAGTAGCCTATGACTGGCATCAAGCAGCCTTGGCTAAAACTTTGCAGCATACTCCGTATCAACTCCTTCCTGAGCCCAGCCTTTTCAGCACCGTGCAGCTTTATAGGCAAAACAATAAGCTCTATGGCCCAGTGTTTACTGGAGCTAGCAAGTTTAGGTGTAAGGACTGTAGTGCAGCCTATGATACTTTGGTCGGCCTAACTGTACATATGAACGAGACAGGCCACTACCGCGATGACAACAAAGATGCAGAGGATGATCGAAGCAAGAAGTGGTCCAAGCCACGAAAGCGTTCTTTGCTGGAGATGGAAGGCAAAGAAGATGCCCAGAAAGTTCTGAAATGCATGTACTGTGGCCACTCCTTTGAATCATTACAAGACCTTAGTGTTCAcatgatcaaaacaaaacactatcaGAAAGTGCCTCTAAAAGAACCAATGCCAGCCCTCACTTCAAAGCTGGTCCCCCCAACCAAAAAAAGAGCGTTTCAAGACCTGATGTCTCCGAGCTCACCAGAGTCTGTCTCATCTGGCATACACCTGGGAGAGTCTCCGAAAGACCAAAAAGTGGCCAATCCCTATGTCACCCCTAACAATCGATACGGCTACCAAAATGGTGCCAGTTATACTTGGCAGTTTGAGGCACGGAAGGCACAAATTCTCAAGTGCATGGAATGTGGCAGTTCGCATGACACCTTGCAGCAACTGACAGCCCACATGATGGTCACAGGACACTTTCTTAAAGTCACAAATTCAGCATCTAAAAAGGGTAAGCAGATAGTTTTTGATCCTGTGATTGAAGAGAAAATCCAGTCGATTCCCTTGCCTCCCACTACCACGCGGCTCCCGGCGCCCAATGGTAAGTCACAACATGACTCCCCGTTGCAGCCCTCCAGCCCTGAGGAGAAACacgaagaaaagaaagatgacGAGATAGAGGAAGAGAGAACTGAAGTTAGGGaaccagagaaaaaaataaaagaggaaaaagaagatcCCCCTGAAAAAACAGACAAGCCAGAAAGGGCCAGATCGTACCAGTACCTTACAGAAGAAGATTTAGAAGAGGCACCTAAAGGTGGGCTGGACATCCTAAAGTCTTTAGAGAACACAGTTTCAAGTGCAATCAGCAAGGCCCAAACGGGAACACCAACCTGGGGTGGGTACCCCAGCATTCATGCTGCCTATCAGCTCCATGGATCTTTGAAGCCTGCGTTGCCCTTATGTGCACAGGTTCAACCTTTGTTCAGTAGCACTAGTCTGAAGGTAATGTCCTCTGATTTAGGCTCTCTGATCCATTCACCAGATAGCCCCTCTCCACCTCCAAGTCACAAGAGCAATGTGTTGGCCATGGAAGAGCTGGTGGAAAAAGTGACAGGGAAAAGTTTAGTAAAGAACGAAAAGGAGGAAAAACCTGTAGAGAATAAGTGTAGATCTGCAAAGTTGCCAATGCTAAATCCTAAGGACAAACAATCTTCACCATATCCTGAAAACCTCTCAAAGGCTGTGAAGAGCACTGAAGTGGAGGATTGTACTGAAATAAAAGGCAAAGAAGGAGAGCAGATGGAGAGTAAAATAGACATACAAATAAAGACTGAAGCTGACTCGCCCAAAAAGACCGTAAGCAATGGCTGCAATAACCTGAGCATCATCACTGATCACTCACCTGAACAACCACTTGTTAATCCTCTTAGTGCTTTGCAGTCTGTCATGAACAACCACTTGGGGAAAGCTGCAAAAGTGTCCACTCCCTTTATAGACCCCTTTGCAATGCTTTATAAGATCAGCAACTCTGCCCAGATTAAGCAAGCAGATCCTGTGAGACAGTAccacaatgatga is a window encoding:
- the tshz1 gene encoding teashirt homolog 1, which translates into the protein MPRRKQQAPRRSAAYGPEDEFKGGKTDEEEHLQDDGLSLDGQDADYLFNDDEDARDHYSCQNSPFSNGTNPDAGYASPLSTTSDQLVDLKTTPSLSDHDRVEEKLGEGSESINGLSLQDSLEKMKAVYANLISDASWSSVALDMLKNKQGSNFSVSNGSGSNHKGSNGFLNSPSPGTVHVKNRCSSNNTSVTTNITTSSTTARTVSSNSNSGISVSSGSTGVAYDWHQAALAKTLQHTPYQLLPEPSLFSTVQLYRQNNKLYGPVFTGASKFRCKDCSAAYDTLVGLTVHMNETGHYRDDNKDAEDDRSKKWSKPRKRSLLEMEGKEDAQKVLKCMYCGHSFESLQDLSVHMIKTKHYQKVPLKEPMPALTSKLVPPTKKRAFQDLMSPSSPESVSSGIHLGESPKDQKVANPYVTPNNRYGYQNGASYTWQFEARKAQILKCMECGSSHDTLQQLTAHMMVTGHFLKVTNSASKKGKQIVFDPVIEEKIQSIPLPPTTTRLPAPNGKSQHDSPLQPSSPEEKHEEKKDDEIEEERTEVREPEKKIKEEKEDPPEKTDKPERARSYQYLTEEDLEEAPKGGLDILKSLENTVSSAISKAQTGTPTWGGYPSIHAAYQLHGSLKPALPLCAQVQPLFSSTSLKVMSSDLGSLIHSPDSPSPPPSHKSNVLAMEELVEKVTGKSLVKNEKEEKPVENKCRSAKLPMLNPKDKQSSPYPENLSKAVKSTEVEDCTEIKGKEGEQMESKIDIQIKTEADSPKKTVSNGCNNLSIITDHSPEQPLVNPLSALQSVMNNHLGKAAKVSTPFIDPFAMLYKISNSAQIKQADPVRQYHNDDDDDDQPIDLTKSKNNNGSTAKGTPTTPNSNVNSNKPVFKHFSQTSSPPLRENALMDISDMVKNLTGRLTPKSTTPSSISEKSDIDGCTLEDGMEELSPIQRRKGRQSNWNPQHLLILQAQFASSLRETPEGKFVISDLGPQERVHICKFTGLSMTTISHWLANVKYQLKRTGGTKFLKNIDSGQPLFLCSDCASQFRTPSSYIHHLESHLGFTLKDLSKLSIDLIEQQAVSRIEEKTFSSPGLTEEDAGSIYQCKLCNRTFVSKHAVKLHLCKTHGKSPEAHLIFVKELEKFDK